From Coffea arabica cultivar ET-39 chromosome 9c, Coffea Arabica ET-39 HiFi, whole genome shotgun sequence, one genomic window encodes:
- the LOC113707964 gene encoding cation-chloride cotransporter 1 isoform X1: MVVASMRNHEGFFYLFSLVKYQSSFRFGSNPPAKVELSSSERQKMAGNGEIEVSDEKEFSSSSSSSSQGLGHGRNYRPVVASDNDRAIVEMSSLESAAAASSSSSSSPFPNRNPMKVKASNQTNMASEEREGSLPTRAHANGNQKDSKLELFGFDSLVNILGLKSMTEDQTPAPSSPRDGDDGTINLERPRVLDTGVKLGTMMGVFVPCLQNILGIIYYIRFSWIVGMGGIGESLLLVAFCGSCTFLTTISLSAIATNGAMKGGGPYYLIGRALGPEVGVSIGLCFFLGNAVAGALYVLGAVETFLNAVPSAGIFKETVTRVNGTEVAQPIASPSLHDLQIYGIVVTIILCFIVFGGVKMINRVAPAFLVAVLFSLFCIFIGILLARKDHPAAGITGLSLESFKENWSSDYQTTNNAGIPDPDGKIYWNFNALVGLFFPAVTGIMAGSNRSASLKDTQRSIPVGTLAATLTTTGLYLISVLFFGALATREKLLTDRLLTATIAWPFPAIIYIGIILSTLGAALQSLTGAPRLLAAIANDDILPVLNYFKVADGNEPHIATFFTAFLCIGCVVIGNLDLITPTITMFYLLCYAGVNLSCFLLDLLDAPSWRPRWKFHHWSLSLVGALLCIVIMFLISWAFTVVSLALASLIYYYVSIKGKAGDWGDGFKSAYFQLALRSLRSLGADQVHPKNWYPIPLVYCRPWGKLPENVPCHPKLADFANCMKKKGRGMSIFLSIMDGDYHECAEDAKIACKQLSTYIDYKQCEGVAEIVVAPSMTEGFRGIVQTMGLGNLKPNMVIMRYPEIWRRENLTEIPASFVGIINDCIVANKAVVIVKGLDEWPNEYQRQYGSIDLYWIVRDGGLMLLLSQLLLTKESFESCKIQVFCIAEEDSDAEELKADVRKFLYDLRMQAEVIVISMKSWDAQAEQQDESFEAFTGAQQRISNYLARIKENAHREGTALMADGKPVVVNEQQVEKFLYTTLKLNSTILKYSRMAAVVLVSLPPPPVNHPAYFYMEYMDLLVENVPRLLIVRGYRRDVVTLFT; this comes from the exons ATGGTGGTAGCATCCATGCGAAATCATGAGGGATTTTTTT AtcttttctctctagttaaATATCAGAGTAGTTTTAGATTTGGATCCAATCCACCGGCAAAAGTAGAATTAAGCTCCAGCGAACGGCAAAAAATGGCGGGCAATGGAGAAATTGAAGTGTCCGACGAGAAAGAGTTTTCTTCGTCGTCGTCATCGTCGTCGCAAGGACTAGGCCACGGCCGGAATTACAGGCCTGTGGTGGCCAGCGATAACGATCGCGCCATCGTTGAAATGTCCTCTCTGGAGTCCGCCGCCGCcgcctcctcttcttcttcctcttctccgTTTCCCAATCGTAACCCTAT GAAAGTTAAAGCTAGCAATCAGACAAACATGGCTtctgaagaaagagaaggctCACTGCCCACTCGTGCACATGCCAATGGCAATCAGAAGGATTCCAAATTGGAATTGTTTGGGTTTGATTCACTCGTAAATATTTTAGGTCTTAAGAG TATGACGGAAGATCAGACTCCTGCACCCTCTAGTCCTAGAGATGGAGATGATGGCACAATCAATCTGGAACGTCCTAGGGTGCTT GATACTGGTGTCAAACTAGGGACAATGATGGGAGTGTTTGTTCCGTGCTTGCAAAATATTCTGGGAATTATCTACTATATCAGATTTTCATG GATCGTTGGTATGGGTGGTATAGGTGAATCATTGTTGCTAGTTGCTTTCTGTGGGTCATGCACTTTCTTGACTACAATTTCGTTGAGTGCCATTGCAACTAATGGTGCTATGAAA GGTGGAGGACCTTATTATCTCATAGGTCGTGCCTTGGGTCCTGAAGTAGGAGTCAGCATTGGGCTTTGTTTTTTCCTTGGGAATGCAGTTGCTGGAGCTCT TTACGTATTGGGAGCTGTGGAGACTTTTCTGAATGCTGTACCAAGTGCAGGGATTTTTAAAG AGACTGTCACCAGAGTTAATGGAACAGAAGTAGCACAACCGATTGCTAGTCCCAGTTTACATGATCTGCAGATATATGGAATTGTGGTGACCATCATTTTGTGTTTCATAGTATTTGGTGGTGTGAAAATGATCAATCGAGTTGCACCAGCTTTTCTTGTAGCTGTTTTATTCTCATTATTCTGCATATTTATTGGGATACTGCTGGCTCGAAAGGATCATCCAGCAG CTGGGATTACGGGCTTGAGTTTGGAGTCTTTCAAAGAAAATTGGAGTTCGGACTATCAAACAACTAATAACGCTGGAATTCCTGATCCTGACGGGAAGATATACTGGAACTTCAA TGCATTGGTAGGTCTATTTTTTCCTGCTGTTACGGGGATTATGGCTGGTTCAAACCGTTCTGCCTCATTGAAGGACACTCAGAGGTCTATTCCTGTCGGAACATTAGCTGCAACTTTGACGACTACTGGACTATATCTGATTtctgttttattttttggagcTCTTGCTACCCGAGAGAAACTTTTGACAGATAG GTTACTTACAGCAACTATTGCATGGCCGTTCCCAGCAATCATTTACATTGGTATAATTCTTTCAACCTTAGGAGCAGCTCTTCAAAGTCTCACAGGAGCACCACGTCTTCTTGCAGCAATAGCCAATGATGACATCTTGCCTGTTCTGAACTACTTCAAGGTGGCAGATGGGAATGAACCTCATATTGCTACTTTCTTTACTGCCTTCCTCTGTATTGGATGTGTTGTGATTGGAAATCTTGATCTTATCACTCCAACCATAACTATGTTTTACCTTCTCTGCTATGCTGGTGTGAACCTGTCCTGCTTTCTTTTGGATCTTCTAGATGCTCCTAGCTGGCGTCCTCGCTGGAAATTTCACCACTGGAGCCTTTCCCTTGTTGGAGCATTGCTTTGTATTG TAATCATGTTCTTGATTTCTTGGGCATTTACCGTGGTATCCCTGGCCCTAGCAAGTCTTATATATTATTATGTGAGCATCAAGGGCAAAGCTGGAGACTGGGGTGATGGTTTCAAGAGTGCATACTTTCAACTTGCTCTGCGCAGTCTGCGATCTTTGGGAG CTGATCAGGTACACCCAAAGAATTGGTACCCTATCCCCCTTGTATACTGCCGACCTTGGGGTAAACTTCCTGAAAATGTCCCTTGCCACCCTAAACTCGCTGATTTTGCCAACTGCATGAAGAAAAAGGGTAGGGGAATGTCTATTTTTTTGTCTATTATGGATGGAGATTACCATGAATGTGCTGAGGATGCCAAGATTGCATGTAAGCAGCTTAGTACCTACATTGACTACAAGCAATGTGAAGGTGTAGCAGAGATAGTAGTTGCTCCCAGTATGACTGAGGGCTTCAGAGGCATTGTTCAGACAATGGGCCTTGGTAATCTCAAGCCTAATATGGTCATTATGCGGTATCCTGAAATTTGGCGGCGTGAAAATTTAACTGAAATTCCCGCCAGTTTTGTTGGAATAATAAATGACTGTATTGTTGCAAACAAGGCGGTTGTTATTGTCAAGGGTCTCGACGAGTGGCCTAACGAGTACCAAAGACAGTACGGTAGCATTGATTTGTACTGGATTGTGAGAGATGGTGGTCTTATGCTTCTCCTGTCCCAACTTCTTCTTACTAAAGAGAGCTTTGAGAGCTGTAAAATCCAGGTTTTCTGTATTGCTGAGGAGGATTCTGATGCAGAGGAACTCAAGGCTGATGTCAGGAAGTTTCTTTATGATCTCCGCATGCAAGCTGAAGTAATTGTTATATCAATGAAGTCATGGGATGCCCAAGCAGAGCAGCAAGACGAATCCTTCGAGGCTTTCACTGGTGCGCAGCAGAGAATCTCTAATTACTTGGCACGGATAAAGGAGAATGCTCATAGAGAAGGGACTGCTTTAATGGCTGATGGAAAGCCTGTGGTCGTCAACGAACAGCAGGTAGAGAAATTCCTCTACACCACTTTAAAGCTCAACTCGACAATACTGAAGTACTCGAGAATGGCCGCAGTTGTGCTTGTCAGTCTACCTCCGCCTCCAGTCAATCATCCCGCGTACTTTTACATGGAATACATGGACCTGTTGGTTGAAAATGTTCCTAGACTTCTAATAGTTCGCGGATATCGTCGTGATGTGGTCACTTTGTTCACATAG
- the LOC113707964 gene encoding cation-chloride cotransporter 1 isoform X3 — protein sequence MTEDQTPAPSSPRDGDDGTINLERPRVLDTGVKLGTMMGVFVPCLQNILGIIYYIRFSWIVGMGGIGESLLLVAFCGSCTFLTTISLSAIATNGAMKGGGPYYLIGRALGPEVGVSIGLCFFLGNAVAGALYVLGAVETFLNAVPSAGIFKETVTRVNGTEVAQPIASPSLHDLQIYGIVVTIILCFIVFGGVKMINRVAPAFLVAVLFSLFCIFIGILLARKDHPAAGITGLSLESFKENWSSDYQTTNNAGIPDPDGKIYWNFNALVGLFFPAVTGIMAGSNRSASLKDTQRSIPVGTLAATLTTTGLYLISVLFFGALATREKLLTDRLLTATIAWPFPAIIYIGIILSTLGAALQSLTGAPRLLAAIANDDILPVLNYFKVADGNEPHIATFFTAFLCIGCVVIGNLDLITPTITMFYLLCYAGVNLSCFLLDLLDAPSWRPRWKFHHWSLSLVGALLCIVIMFLISWAFTVVSLALASLIYYYVSIKGKAGDWGDGFKSAYFQLALRSLRSLGADQVHPKNWYPIPLVYCRPWGKLPENVPCHPKLADFANCMKKKGRGMSIFLSIMDGDYHECAEDAKIACKQLSTYIDYKQCEGVAEIVVAPSMTEGFRGIVQTMGLGNLKPNMVIMRYPEIWRRENLTEIPASFVGIINDCIVANKAVVIVKGLDEWPNEYQRQYGSIDLYWIVRDGGLMLLLSQLLLTKESFESCKIQVFCIAEEDSDAEELKADVRKFLYDLRMQAEVIVISMKSWDAQAEQQDESFEAFTGAQQRISNYLARIKENAHREGTALMADGKPVVVNEQQVEKFLYTTLKLNSTILKYSRMAAVVLVSLPPPPVNHPAYFYMEYMDLLVENVPRLLIVRGYRRDVVTLFT from the exons ATGACGGAAGATCAGACTCCTGCACCCTCTAGTCCTAGAGATGGAGATGATGGCACAATCAATCTGGAACGTCCTAGGGTGCTT GATACTGGTGTCAAACTAGGGACAATGATGGGAGTGTTTGTTCCGTGCTTGCAAAATATTCTGGGAATTATCTACTATATCAGATTTTCATG GATCGTTGGTATGGGTGGTATAGGTGAATCATTGTTGCTAGTTGCTTTCTGTGGGTCATGCACTTTCTTGACTACAATTTCGTTGAGTGCCATTGCAACTAATGGTGCTATGAAA GGTGGAGGACCTTATTATCTCATAGGTCGTGCCTTGGGTCCTGAAGTAGGAGTCAGCATTGGGCTTTGTTTTTTCCTTGGGAATGCAGTTGCTGGAGCTCT TTACGTATTGGGAGCTGTGGAGACTTTTCTGAATGCTGTACCAAGTGCAGGGATTTTTAAAG AGACTGTCACCAGAGTTAATGGAACAGAAGTAGCACAACCGATTGCTAGTCCCAGTTTACATGATCTGCAGATATATGGAATTGTGGTGACCATCATTTTGTGTTTCATAGTATTTGGTGGTGTGAAAATGATCAATCGAGTTGCACCAGCTTTTCTTGTAGCTGTTTTATTCTCATTATTCTGCATATTTATTGGGATACTGCTGGCTCGAAAGGATCATCCAGCAG CTGGGATTACGGGCTTGAGTTTGGAGTCTTTCAAAGAAAATTGGAGTTCGGACTATCAAACAACTAATAACGCTGGAATTCCTGATCCTGACGGGAAGATATACTGGAACTTCAA TGCATTGGTAGGTCTATTTTTTCCTGCTGTTACGGGGATTATGGCTGGTTCAAACCGTTCTGCCTCATTGAAGGACACTCAGAGGTCTATTCCTGTCGGAACATTAGCTGCAACTTTGACGACTACTGGACTATATCTGATTtctgttttattttttggagcTCTTGCTACCCGAGAGAAACTTTTGACAGATAG GTTACTTACAGCAACTATTGCATGGCCGTTCCCAGCAATCATTTACATTGGTATAATTCTTTCAACCTTAGGAGCAGCTCTTCAAAGTCTCACAGGAGCACCACGTCTTCTTGCAGCAATAGCCAATGATGACATCTTGCCTGTTCTGAACTACTTCAAGGTGGCAGATGGGAATGAACCTCATATTGCTACTTTCTTTACTGCCTTCCTCTGTATTGGATGTGTTGTGATTGGAAATCTTGATCTTATCACTCCAACCATAACTATGTTTTACCTTCTCTGCTATGCTGGTGTGAACCTGTCCTGCTTTCTTTTGGATCTTCTAGATGCTCCTAGCTGGCGTCCTCGCTGGAAATTTCACCACTGGAGCCTTTCCCTTGTTGGAGCATTGCTTTGTATTG TAATCATGTTCTTGATTTCTTGGGCATTTACCGTGGTATCCCTGGCCCTAGCAAGTCTTATATATTATTATGTGAGCATCAAGGGCAAAGCTGGAGACTGGGGTGATGGTTTCAAGAGTGCATACTTTCAACTTGCTCTGCGCAGTCTGCGATCTTTGGGAG CTGATCAGGTACACCCAAAGAATTGGTACCCTATCCCCCTTGTATACTGCCGACCTTGGGGTAAACTTCCTGAAAATGTCCCTTGCCACCCTAAACTCGCTGATTTTGCCAACTGCATGAAGAAAAAGGGTAGGGGAATGTCTATTTTTTTGTCTATTATGGATGGAGATTACCATGAATGTGCTGAGGATGCCAAGATTGCATGTAAGCAGCTTAGTACCTACATTGACTACAAGCAATGTGAAGGTGTAGCAGAGATAGTAGTTGCTCCCAGTATGACTGAGGGCTTCAGAGGCATTGTTCAGACAATGGGCCTTGGTAATCTCAAGCCTAATATGGTCATTATGCGGTATCCTGAAATTTGGCGGCGTGAAAATTTAACTGAAATTCCCGCCAGTTTTGTTGGAATAATAAATGACTGTATTGTTGCAAACAAGGCGGTTGTTATTGTCAAGGGTCTCGACGAGTGGCCTAACGAGTACCAAAGACAGTACGGTAGCATTGATTTGTACTGGATTGTGAGAGATGGTGGTCTTATGCTTCTCCTGTCCCAACTTCTTCTTACTAAAGAGAGCTTTGAGAGCTGTAAAATCCAGGTTTTCTGTATTGCTGAGGAGGATTCTGATGCAGAGGAACTCAAGGCTGATGTCAGGAAGTTTCTTTATGATCTCCGCATGCAAGCTGAAGTAATTGTTATATCAATGAAGTCATGGGATGCCCAAGCAGAGCAGCAAGACGAATCCTTCGAGGCTTTCACTGGTGCGCAGCAGAGAATCTCTAATTACTTGGCACGGATAAAGGAGAATGCTCATAGAGAAGGGACTGCTTTAATGGCTGATGGAAAGCCTGTGGTCGTCAACGAACAGCAGGTAGAGAAATTCCTCTACACCACTTTAAAGCTCAACTCGACAATACTGAAGTACTCGAGAATGGCCGCAGTTGTGCTTGTCAGTCTACCTCCGCCTCCAGTCAATCATCCCGCGTACTTTTACATGGAATACATGGACCTGTTGGTTGAAAATGTTCCTAGACTTCTAATAGTTCGCGGATATCGTCGTGATGTGGTCACTTTGTTCACATAG
- the LOC113707964 gene encoding cation-chloride cotransporter 1 isoform X2 — protein MAGNGEIEVSDEKEFSSSSSSSSQGLGHGRNYRPVVASDNDRAIVEMSSLESAAAASSSSSSSPFPNRNPMKVKASNQTNMASEEREGSLPTRAHANGNQKDSKLELFGFDSLVNILGLKSMTEDQTPAPSSPRDGDDGTINLERPRVLDTGVKLGTMMGVFVPCLQNILGIIYYIRFSWIVGMGGIGESLLLVAFCGSCTFLTTISLSAIATNGAMKGGGPYYLIGRALGPEVGVSIGLCFFLGNAVAGALYVLGAVETFLNAVPSAGIFKETVTRVNGTEVAQPIASPSLHDLQIYGIVVTIILCFIVFGGVKMINRVAPAFLVAVLFSLFCIFIGILLARKDHPAAGITGLSLESFKENWSSDYQTTNNAGIPDPDGKIYWNFNALVGLFFPAVTGIMAGSNRSASLKDTQRSIPVGTLAATLTTTGLYLISVLFFGALATREKLLTDRLLTATIAWPFPAIIYIGIILSTLGAALQSLTGAPRLLAAIANDDILPVLNYFKVADGNEPHIATFFTAFLCIGCVVIGNLDLITPTITMFYLLCYAGVNLSCFLLDLLDAPSWRPRWKFHHWSLSLVGALLCIVIMFLISWAFTVVSLALASLIYYYVSIKGKAGDWGDGFKSAYFQLALRSLRSLGADQVHPKNWYPIPLVYCRPWGKLPENVPCHPKLADFANCMKKKGRGMSIFLSIMDGDYHECAEDAKIACKQLSTYIDYKQCEGVAEIVVAPSMTEGFRGIVQTMGLGNLKPNMVIMRYPEIWRRENLTEIPASFVGIINDCIVANKAVVIVKGLDEWPNEYQRQYGSIDLYWIVRDGGLMLLLSQLLLTKESFESCKIQVFCIAEEDSDAEELKADVRKFLYDLRMQAEVIVISMKSWDAQAEQQDESFEAFTGAQQRISNYLARIKENAHREGTALMADGKPVVVNEQQVEKFLYTTLKLNSTILKYSRMAAVVLVSLPPPPVNHPAYFYMEYMDLLVENVPRLLIVRGYRRDVVTLFT, from the exons ATGGCGGGCAATGGAGAAATTGAAGTGTCCGACGAGAAAGAGTTTTCTTCGTCGTCGTCATCGTCGTCGCAAGGACTAGGCCACGGCCGGAATTACAGGCCTGTGGTGGCCAGCGATAACGATCGCGCCATCGTTGAAATGTCCTCTCTGGAGTCCGCCGCCGCcgcctcctcttcttcttcctcttctccgTTTCCCAATCGTAACCCTAT GAAAGTTAAAGCTAGCAATCAGACAAACATGGCTtctgaagaaagagaaggctCACTGCCCACTCGTGCACATGCCAATGGCAATCAGAAGGATTCCAAATTGGAATTGTTTGGGTTTGATTCACTCGTAAATATTTTAGGTCTTAAGAG TATGACGGAAGATCAGACTCCTGCACCCTCTAGTCCTAGAGATGGAGATGATGGCACAATCAATCTGGAACGTCCTAGGGTGCTT GATACTGGTGTCAAACTAGGGACAATGATGGGAGTGTTTGTTCCGTGCTTGCAAAATATTCTGGGAATTATCTACTATATCAGATTTTCATG GATCGTTGGTATGGGTGGTATAGGTGAATCATTGTTGCTAGTTGCTTTCTGTGGGTCATGCACTTTCTTGACTACAATTTCGTTGAGTGCCATTGCAACTAATGGTGCTATGAAA GGTGGAGGACCTTATTATCTCATAGGTCGTGCCTTGGGTCCTGAAGTAGGAGTCAGCATTGGGCTTTGTTTTTTCCTTGGGAATGCAGTTGCTGGAGCTCT TTACGTATTGGGAGCTGTGGAGACTTTTCTGAATGCTGTACCAAGTGCAGGGATTTTTAAAG AGACTGTCACCAGAGTTAATGGAACAGAAGTAGCACAACCGATTGCTAGTCCCAGTTTACATGATCTGCAGATATATGGAATTGTGGTGACCATCATTTTGTGTTTCATAGTATTTGGTGGTGTGAAAATGATCAATCGAGTTGCACCAGCTTTTCTTGTAGCTGTTTTATTCTCATTATTCTGCATATTTATTGGGATACTGCTGGCTCGAAAGGATCATCCAGCAG CTGGGATTACGGGCTTGAGTTTGGAGTCTTTCAAAGAAAATTGGAGTTCGGACTATCAAACAACTAATAACGCTGGAATTCCTGATCCTGACGGGAAGATATACTGGAACTTCAA TGCATTGGTAGGTCTATTTTTTCCTGCTGTTACGGGGATTATGGCTGGTTCAAACCGTTCTGCCTCATTGAAGGACACTCAGAGGTCTATTCCTGTCGGAACATTAGCTGCAACTTTGACGACTACTGGACTATATCTGATTtctgttttattttttggagcTCTTGCTACCCGAGAGAAACTTTTGACAGATAG GTTACTTACAGCAACTATTGCATGGCCGTTCCCAGCAATCATTTACATTGGTATAATTCTTTCAACCTTAGGAGCAGCTCTTCAAAGTCTCACAGGAGCACCACGTCTTCTTGCAGCAATAGCCAATGATGACATCTTGCCTGTTCTGAACTACTTCAAGGTGGCAGATGGGAATGAACCTCATATTGCTACTTTCTTTACTGCCTTCCTCTGTATTGGATGTGTTGTGATTGGAAATCTTGATCTTATCACTCCAACCATAACTATGTTTTACCTTCTCTGCTATGCTGGTGTGAACCTGTCCTGCTTTCTTTTGGATCTTCTAGATGCTCCTAGCTGGCGTCCTCGCTGGAAATTTCACCACTGGAGCCTTTCCCTTGTTGGAGCATTGCTTTGTATTG TAATCATGTTCTTGATTTCTTGGGCATTTACCGTGGTATCCCTGGCCCTAGCAAGTCTTATATATTATTATGTGAGCATCAAGGGCAAAGCTGGAGACTGGGGTGATGGTTTCAAGAGTGCATACTTTCAACTTGCTCTGCGCAGTCTGCGATCTTTGGGAG CTGATCAGGTACACCCAAAGAATTGGTACCCTATCCCCCTTGTATACTGCCGACCTTGGGGTAAACTTCCTGAAAATGTCCCTTGCCACCCTAAACTCGCTGATTTTGCCAACTGCATGAAGAAAAAGGGTAGGGGAATGTCTATTTTTTTGTCTATTATGGATGGAGATTACCATGAATGTGCTGAGGATGCCAAGATTGCATGTAAGCAGCTTAGTACCTACATTGACTACAAGCAATGTGAAGGTGTAGCAGAGATAGTAGTTGCTCCCAGTATGACTGAGGGCTTCAGAGGCATTGTTCAGACAATGGGCCTTGGTAATCTCAAGCCTAATATGGTCATTATGCGGTATCCTGAAATTTGGCGGCGTGAAAATTTAACTGAAATTCCCGCCAGTTTTGTTGGAATAATAAATGACTGTATTGTTGCAAACAAGGCGGTTGTTATTGTCAAGGGTCTCGACGAGTGGCCTAACGAGTACCAAAGACAGTACGGTAGCATTGATTTGTACTGGATTGTGAGAGATGGTGGTCTTATGCTTCTCCTGTCCCAACTTCTTCTTACTAAAGAGAGCTTTGAGAGCTGTAAAATCCAGGTTTTCTGTATTGCTGAGGAGGATTCTGATGCAGAGGAACTCAAGGCTGATGTCAGGAAGTTTCTTTATGATCTCCGCATGCAAGCTGAAGTAATTGTTATATCAATGAAGTCATGGGATGCCCAAGCAGAGCAGCAAGACGAATCCTTCGAGGCTTTCACTGGTGCGCAGCAGAGAATCTCTAATTACTTGGCACGGATAAAGGAGAATGCTCATAGAGAAGGGACTGCTTTAATGGCTGATGGAAAGCCTGTGGTCGTCAACGAACAGCAGGTAGAGAAATTCCTCTACACCACTTTAAAGCTCAACTCGACAATACTGAAGTACTCGAGAATGGCCGCAGTTGTGCTTGTCAGTCTACCTCCGCCTCCAGTCAATCATCCCGCGTACTTTTACATGGAATACATGGACCTGTTGGTTGAAAATGTTCCTAGACTTCTAATAGTTCGCGGATATCGTCGTGATGTGGTCACTTTGTTCACATAG